caaagagtagggattaacgggtccctttcagaatggcaggcagtgactagtggggtaccgcaaggctcggtgctgggaccgcagctatttacaatatacatcaatgatttagatgaaagaatgcaaagtaacattagcaaatttgcagctgacacaaagctgggtggcagtgtgaactgtgaggaggatgctatgagaattgagggtgacttggacagattaggtgagtgggcagatgcagtttaatgtggataaatgtgagattatccattttggtagcaaaaacaggaaggcagattattatctaaatggtgtcaagttgggaaaaggggaagtacaacgggatctgggggtccttggtcatcagtcaatgatggtaagcaaaaggtacacaaaattgctggggaaactcagcgggtgcagcagcatctatggagcgaaggaaataggcgacgtttcgggccgaaacccttcttcagacatcgctccatagatgctgctgcacccgctgagtttccccagcaattttgtgtaccttcgatattccagcatctgcagttcccttttgaacacaatgatggtaagcatgcaggtacagcaggcagtgaagaaagcgaatggcacgctggccttcataacaagaggagttgaatataggagcaaagagctccttcggcagttgtatagggccccagtgagaccacacctggagtattgtgtgcagttttggtcccctaatttgaggaaggacattcttgctattgaggaaatgcagcgtaggtttacaaggttaattcccgggactgtgCTGTCATatggtcatatgctgagaaaatagaacggctgggcttatatattctggagtttagaaggatgagaggggatgaaacatataagattattaagggtttggacacgctagaggcaggaaacatgttcccgatgttgggggagtccagaccaggggccacagtttaacaataaggggtaagccattgaggGAAAActgagaaacactttttctcacagagagttgcgagtctgtggaattctctgcctcagagggcggtggaggccggttctctggatactttcaagagagagctagatagggctcttaaagatagcggagtcaggggatatggggagaatgggatactgattggggatgatcagccatgatcacattgaatgacggtgctggctcgaagggccgaatggcctactcctgcacctgttgtctattgtctattgtctattaacatcaAACAAACTTTGTGTGCACTTTTACGACTGACAGGATATTTTGTCTGAACAGCTTGCTTCTGTGCTGTAGATTCCATGCAACCTTTGGGAAAAGGGCTCCCATTCCGTTGTTAGATGATGGATATTTCACCACTTTACTGAGTGCAACATTATTTATCCCAGTGCAATTATAATCACCTCCCTCACCTTTTCCATCAGGCATTCCCTAATAGAATAACGTCACATCGCCATTGTTCCTTTGACAATAATATGAATGTTGCCTGATCAACAAGTAGCAGGAATCAACTTGCACGTTCTATGACATCAAAGTGAAAGGGCTGGGCAATTGCACCAGAGTTGGTCTGCGAATCTCACCATCACCTCTTATTTCCCTCCATAAATATTGCCCCCAGTTTATCTCTGTTGCTCTCGAGAACACAGTGACTCACACCATGATGCGGCATATTCTTTGACCCTCTCAGTCAAGGGACAGTTCTTGGCATGCGGAATACAAGTGATGATGTATTACTTTAAAGGAGGCACCTTCTAAGGAAGCCTGACCCAACCCTTACTGCAGTAAATAAATGCTTTGATTATTACCTGTTTTCTCAGTGTAAATCTGCTCATGAAGATGCCCTCTGAACGTCACTGCACAGAAATGGTTATCACGTTCAGGCCAATTGTTATTTATTTTCCCGCAGTTGCCCCTGCCCCAGACTCCACATCGATGCTGGATGATATTGATGACTAAacaaccaaccagcaatcaccaacCTTCCAAGCACTGGGGCCAAATAATCAATGACCTTGGCATCAGGGACGATTCCATTTTCCCCTGAGCAGTATAGCAACCTGATGCACTTGCTGTATATTTGGCCCATCGCTTTTTGCACACAATTGCTTGACTGTTATTTCCTCTTTATCTTTTCAGGGGGTGCAACATTCATTTTTCCAAATCCATCCGTTTATCCTGAACCAACCCAAAGACTGACAGTGAGACCCGGTAAGATTCTACAATGTCAATGTAACTGGGCGGTGGACCATCAGTAAAAATCTTCCTGTTGGAACATACGCCTAGAGTTTTAATTatacggtcacagtggcgcagcggtagatttgctgccttacagcgaatgcagcgccggagacccgggttcgaaccccactacgcgtgctgtctgtacggcgtttgtacgttctccccgtgacctgcgtgggtttttaccgagatcttcggtttcctcccacacaccaaagacgtgcaggtttgtaggttaattggcttcggtaaatgtaaaaattgtccctagtgggtgtaggatagtgttaatgtgcggggattgctggtcggcgcgggtacggtgggccgaaggacctgtttctgcactgtatctctaaacgaaactaaactaaacaatacccTTTTTCAGTATGATAAATATGCCCAACgtaatagtttaatttagtttactttagagacacagtgtggaaacgggcccattgGCCCAGCGAGTTCACGTTGACCAATGATCACCGTACACCAGTTCTGTCCAAAatgctaggggaaatttacaaacttacaaacctgcacatcgttgggatgtgggaggaaactagaggaaacccatgtggtcacggggagaatgtgcacacttcatacagagagcacccgtagtgagggtttaacccgggtctctcgtgctCTAAgggggcaactctaccgctgcgccttcaTGTTGCCCCATTGTGTTAATGCCCAAACAAATTCCCCATGGAAATTCAAGACACTGGACACAGATACATCAAAATAAAATGCTGTGCATCTCTGCATTAAAATGGCTTCTGTGCTGTTCCTATCAGTAACTGCAATAAGTGCTTGCAATGGTTCCATCCATGGCTTGCAAATTGTTGGAAAGTATATTATTGCTTGAGGGCACAAagtgcgggttaggcagcatctttggagaacgcggaagaggtgaagtttcgggtcgaaacgatcgatcacctatccatttactccagagatgctgcctaacccgttgagttactccagcactttgtatccgaatgtgtaaagcagcatcggcagttccttggtTCAACACATTATGGCTTGATCTTCGCCCATGGCAGCCACCTTACAGTGAGTCAAAGCTCCGTCATGGAAATGACAGAGAATGGAGCACAGAGAGGATGATGCGTTCTGCTAAGTGTCTGGGCACCTGACGGTGTGCACCAGTTGTGTCCCCCCAGCCATGACGGACTTCACGTTGCTCAGATCTGATGAAGGGGGCCAGTGATTCCGCAGGCACCTTTGACGTGACTTGCACGGAAAGCGCTTTGACATGCGTAAAGCCCAACATTGGAGGAGAGTGCACAGCTCAACTGTGGCATCGAGGCCAACAGTACAATCTGAGCTAGAGGGCTGCtaaagtgcagaatattgtgAAAGAATGGGCcaactgtgcttgtattcactggaatttagaaggatgagagggcatcttatagaaacatataaaattccggAAGGATTggccagactagatgcaggaaaaatgttcccgatgttgggggagtccagaaccaggggccacagttcaagaataagcggtagaccatttaggactgaaatgaggaaaaacttattcactcagggagttgtgaatctgtggaattctctgccacagaaggcaatggaggccaattcactggatgttttcaagagagagttagatctagctcttaggattaaaggaatcaagggatatggggaaaaagcaggagcggggtactgattttagatgatcagccatgatcatattgaatggtggagctggctcgaaggggccgaatgacctactcctgcacctatatttctatgtttctatgaatggcaaaGTGCGGGTGATGGTGTTGAGTGAGCACGATCCAACTAGTCCCACAGCGGACGCCCACCTTTTGGTTCCATTGAAAAGGACAAATAATCCCAATGTGTTTTCCTCGCTCCAGACGTCTAGAGTTATCACCACCCACCGGTCTGCCATAGTCCTGCAAGAGAGTCTGTCAGAAATTGTTCATTGATGAATATTTCATTCATTCCACGTTCCATATTTAGATTTGCCTTATGATGCAACGCGACGAACCGGGTGGGGAGGTCACGCTGGAGTTCCGCCAAAGGGTAATTAGTTTACAGTCTGTTACATTCATTGATCAATGGGGGCCTATGTCTCTGCAGATACTGCGTATGAAGTTGCAGTCGGGCAACTATTTTTCTGTAAAGTCTGCCCTCGTCAAGGTGACAAGGATTATTTGTAGGGAATGAGTTCCATGGGCAGACACCATTCCCTGCCGACCTGAGCCAAAGGTCAACACACCATTAGAGCTCAATTGACTGGAAGCATCTAGCTGAGCTCAGCAAACACATATCCTGTTGCATTACTCAGGTCGAAACatcgacacatagaaaataggtgcaggagcaggccattcggcccttcgagccagcaccgccgttcaatatgatcatggctgatcatccagaatcagtaccccgttcctactttctccctatatcccttgattccattagccctaggaGTTAaaccaaactctctcttgaatacatccagtaaattggcctccactgccttctgtggcagagaatttcacttcctcagattaggagaccaaaattgtatgcatactccaggtgtggtctcaccaagaccctgtacaactgcagtagaacctccctgctcctatactcaaatccttttgctatgaatgctaacataccatttgctttattcactgcctgctgcacctgcatgcctactttccatgactggtgtaccatgacatccaggtctcgttgcatctcccctgatTGTTTCCAATGCAACTATATTCCATCATGATTAAGGACACCGATCTACATAcatgcagtactccaaatgtattCTCACCAACACCTTGTACAGCTGTAGCAAACTTCCCTACTTTTACGTTCAAACCCTCTTGTAGCATAAATCAGCTTTCCATTTGCCTTGCTAATTACTCACTGTACTTGGATGACAAATTGGTGTTTTCCTACAGACGCCTAGCTGCCATTGAGTTATGCCATTTCACTTCACTTAAACAATGTTCTGCTTTTTTGTTCTTCACACATCCCAGTCTGCCAAATACTTGTGAAGAGATTTGGAAGACAGATTGCTCAGCGGGAAAAACTACAGAAGGGGATGCTTGTGCTCTCTTTCATTTTGAGGAGGAAGACTATAGTACAATATTGAGTTTTAAAGGCATGGAGTcacacagtacggaaacaggcccttcagcccatttcgtccgtgccaaccaagatgccccatcgaagccagtcccatttatctgtaggtacacaaaattgctggagaaactcagcgggtgcagcagcatctatggagcgaaggaaataggcgacgtttcgggccgaaacccttcttcagactgatggggggtggggggggggaaggaaggaaaaggggaggaggagaagcccgagggcggggggaggggggggggggaggagacagctagagggttgaggaaggggaggagacagcaaggactagcaaaattgggagaattcaatgttaatgccatccggacgcaaggtccccagacggaatatgaggtgctgttcctccaatttccgctgttgctcactctggcaatggaggagacccaggacagagaggtcggattgggaatgggagggggagttgaagtgctgagccaccgggaggtcaggttggttattgcggactgagcggaggtgttcggcgaaacggtcgcccaacctccgcttggtctcgccgatgtaaatcagctgacatctagagcagcggatgcagtagatgaggttaacctacaaacctgtacgtctttggagagtgggagtgggaggaaactggaggacccagagaaaacccacacagtcataatgagaatgtacaaactctgtacagacggcgtcCATAGTTAAGAtcaaaccaggatctctggcgctgtaagacagaaactctaccgctgtgcctcagtGCCGTCCCTTCctgtttaaatattgttattgtacctgcctcaactacttctttcAGCTGCCTGTTCAatacggcttgattgtaaccacgtACTGTCTTtgggctgactggttagcacgtgacaaatgcttttcactgtacctcgggtcatccgacaataaactaaactgagctaaataTACCAACCACCCTCAGTGTGGAATTATCCTCTCCATATTCCCAATGAGGGCCTCCTTTTATTCTGGAAGTGTGAGCTCTTGATGCGAGTTATAGTTGTAATGGGTTGGGGCCCTACTGTGTAGGGAGGAAGAGACCAGCCTTAATCTATTCACCCGTCCATGGCCCCTTTGGCGGGTACTCCTTAAAAGCTGTGAAAGTTGCAGCAGGCTGGCCCGCGCATACAAGATGCTGTCTAATGATCTGACTACCTATTCCTGTCACGTGAGAAGGGTTAAATTGTGACACTTTGGTGGCAGCATCATAACCTTGATGCTTCTcattaaccaaaagtctgtagcctcctttagctctggtattttatttcattcttttttattcttttttattcttaatgttttaatgtttcatgctttattcttaatggtttactgtatgtcgtgttgtaacttgcgagcagagcaccaaggcaaattccttgatgtgtacatacttggccaatagacctattcattcattcatcattcattcattcattcattcattcattcattcattcattcattcattcattcattcattcattcaattaaaATGGGGCAACCTTTCATTCTGAATAGAGTCATATAGTCAcatggcacggaaacaggccattcggtccaacccgttcatgccgaccaaggtggtccatgtacctgtcctggtgtctttttaaatgtaGTGGGAAGAAGATATTCTAAAGGATCTTAATTGACAACTTTTCTTCCTTGCCAGGAACCCCTTCCACAAATGTGACCAAAGTTGAAGACCAGCCCCGGCAACCAATAGGTACAtgcaattgtaaattgtaaactaTGCCGGCTATCAGTTTAGCTGTGTTGGTAAAATCAGCATTCTTCCTACGAGCCTACAcgaccaattcttaaagatagacacaaaacgctggaataactcagcgggtcaggcagcatctctggagaaaaggaataggtgacattttaggttggaacCATTTCTTCATTCTGAAAgatagtggtgggggagggggggggggggtttgtgggggagagGAAAATTAGAGGCGAGAAAAAGCCAGAACCAATCAGGACCAGCAACAGTTGACCACAAGAAGGGTTGGAGTCCAtattggcccattgttggctggcgaAGATGAgctaacaagagggatacaaggatgcgaacagtagagctagtaggatgactagggtggggaggaagaggggtggggagagggaggaagaggggtggggagagggaggaagaggggtggggagagggagggaatccagaagttacttgaaattagagatatcaatgttcataccactgggttgtaagctgcccaagcagaatatgaggtgctgttccttcaatttgatttgcgtttggcctcattcggacagtggaggaggcccaggacagaaaggtcagtgtgggaatgggcagGGATTTTatgccttcggtataaaccagcatctgcagtttcttcctacatataaTTCTTAAAGACATTTGTCCTCAACTTATTTGTGACAAACAAGAGATTTCTAAGCAAGAACGTTTTGGGGGTCAGATTCCTACGTTAATGCAATATGTCATTGTAACCTCCCCAATTATCCATTTCGAAGCGACACATTTCCatgggcacaggcagcatctctggagagaaggaataggtgacgttttgggtcgagaccctccttcagactcatcccaaaacgtcacccattccttctctccagagatgctgcctgtcccgctgagttcctccagcattttgtgtctatttttggtttaaaccagcatctgcagttccttccgacacacacaTTTCCATGATTCTGTAGGTGTACCTTTGTCAAATGTAAAGGACAACAAGTTCTCTCACATCTTCCCTGAGAAGGAATTTTGCAATAGACCTTTCCCTCTAAATATTCCACTCTAAGAAAATTACTGTGCTGGCTATCTGAGGCTGAACGCATGTGATAATTACTGCTGCCAATAAGCACAATTTCATGTGTACCGATAAGATTTCAAAAGGGTACCTGACTCAAATACATAGATAATACAGAGGATAAAAATCCAAGATATTACCTGATTGCACACCAGTTCAAAAAAGATTTCCCAATTATAATTATGCAAACATATTTGGGTGGAAATTACAATTTCACTGAAAAACAAACTTGATTTCAAATGTAACTTGTGGCTGGATTGCTAATTGCATGTTAAAGTGGAAGCTCTAATCTACTAACTGTTAAAACAGTAAACCAGACAATGTTATACAAACTAACAAAGTATTTGGCCACCGTCATCAGCAGTAGTTATTTTCATCTGCCCTGTTTTATTCTCTGCCTTCTTGTTAAGATCTAGTTTTGTAAACACCAGAAGCCCTTTTATATCTTAGGTCGTTAGCCAACTTTGCTGTATGAGGGAGCTAATATTGACACACAATTGAACAGAGGAATTGGGGTTAAAATGGTTGGggaggtaaacagtcagaacctttctccctgggtggaaatgtcaaagacgagagatcatatctttaaggtgagaggggcaaactttCATGCAGCAAACTTACAGGGTTAGATttgtacacagtgagtggtgggtgcctggaatgagttgccagggcTGTTGGTAGTGGAAGATATCAtactggtatttaagagacttttagataggcacatggatatgcagggaatggagtgttatggatcacgtgcaagcagagaagattagtttaactaagcatcatgttcagcacagacattgtgggccgaagggcctgttctggtgctgtactgttctaagcacagaacgtacaggcagatgagatgagtttatctttgcatcatgttgagcacaaacattgtgggtcgaagggtttGTTCCCGTGGAACATAGTTCCTGCTCTATGAGGCGTGGTGGTGGacattggtgagaggatggtcccATTGTAAGGTCAGATCACATTCTCTCCCATTGTCCACATCTGATTCCGGCCAGAAATGACACTGCAGATGGTTAGGGGCCTGGAAAACATTTTGCTGGTTCAGGGTTCAATGCAGTGTCTAGACTGCTGCTCGAGTTGATAAAGGATAACTGGGCAGGTCAGAGGACAATCTCGAACCTCTCTAGTCCACGTGGCTCAGGACTTCCCCACCAAtggtatagagtcatagtcatacagcgtggaaacaggcccttcggcccaacttgcccaaacaccagccaacatgtcccagctacactaatcccacctgcttgcgtttggcccatgttcctttaaacctgtcctatccatgtacctatctaattgtttcttaaacattgcgatagtccctgccttaactaaccTCTTTGGCAGCTTATACCATGcatccacctccctttgtgtgaaattatTAACCAATATTAACCAATTGAATCTGTAGATGAATGTAGATGCTTCTACAATATGGATCTTatatttatgtttttaaatattctCAGAAGATTCTGAATTAGGTCACCATTTAAACATATGTTCTAATGTTAGCAGATCCTTATCAGATTCTTGGACCAACCAGCAGCAGACTTGCAAACCCAGGTATGTTGAAAGGAGTAAAAAAGCAGTTTGAATGAAAGAATAAAAATTAACACTAATTAACATGAATCAATTCCTTGATTAATTCTCCTTCTCTCATCTGTACTATCAAGATGGTTTTCACCATCATGGCTCTGTATTTATTCCTATCACCAATACCGTGAAACATTATACTTCTGTCAGCCTTTCTCACTCTATCAAAACTTCCGTATGTGTTTtgccatagaaatatagaaatatagaaacatagaaacatagaaaataggtgcaggagtaggccattcggcccttcgagcctgcaccgccattcaatatgctcatggctgatcatccaactcagtatcccatacctgccttctctccataccccctgatccctttagccacaagggccacatctaaccccctcttaaatatagtcaacgaactggcctcaactaccttctgtggcggagaattccacagattcaccactctgtgtgtaaaaaatgattgtctcatctcggtcctaaaagacttccctcttatccttaaactgtgaccccttcttctggacttccccaacatcgggaataatcttcctgcatctagcctgtccaaccccttaagaattttgtaagtttctataagatcccccctcaatcttctaaattcaagcgagtacaagccgagtctatccagtctttcttcaatgaTGAGTGTTttggcagcactgggcctgtactcgctggagcttagaaggatgagggggaacctcattgaaacttactgaatggcgaaaggcctggatagagtagatgtggagagaatgtctcCATTAGTGGGAGcgactaggaccagaggccatagcctcagaataaatggacatgcctttagaaaggagatgaggaggaatttctttagtcaggaggtcgtgaatctgtggaagtcattgccacagaaggctgtggagggaggccaagtcaattgatatttttaaggcggagattgataaattcttgattaatgtgggtgtcagtggttatgggcagaaggaaaGGGaatgagggaaagatggatcagccataattaaGTGGCAGAGATGACCTAATTCTGCAatgatttatgatcttatgaacttatttTTTCAATCTACTTACCTTTCCCAGCTTTGTGCCTTGTAGGTATTTAAACTCTCCCCTTTCGTTTTAATAAAAATGGAAACTCTGAAGCTCTGGGCTTCCCGCCGTCATGATTTGGCATAATCCTCTTGTTTGCTCTGTTTCAGGGAGTGGTCAGATTCAGCTGTGGCAGTTCTTGCTGGAGCTTCTATCCGACAGCTCCAACGCCAACTGCATCACCTGGGAAGGGACCAACGGAGAGTTCAAGATGACGGACCCAGATGAAGTGGCAAGACgttggggggagaggaagagcaaGCCCAACATGAACTATGACAAGCTGAGCAGGGCCTTGCGTTACTACTACGACAAGAACATCATGACCAAAGTCCATGGCAAGCGCTATGCCTACAAGTTTGACTTCCATGGCATCGCACAAGCCTTGCAGCCCCACCCCCCCGAGTCTTCAGTGTACAAGTACCCGACGGATATCTCGTACATGAGCTCCTATCACGCACATCAGCCAAAGATGAATTTTGTGGCTTCCCATCCACCGGCTCTACCTGTGACATCGTCCAGTTTCTTCGCAGCACCAGGTCCATACTGGAATTCTCCGACTGGAAGCATCTACCCAAACGCCAGGCATCCTGCCACCCACATGCCACCCCATCTTGGCACCTACTATTGAACAAAGCCCATATTCTCGATAAAGACTAGGGTTACTGCTCTGGGAATGCAACACTGTGTTACTAACTATGGACTTTTAAAATtggagaaccccccccccccccccaaaaaaaaaagtttagacTGTACATGAACATACTGAAGATGAGATAAGTCTCGAATACTGGAAGAGATTAAACCGTGTGTTGACAAATTGAGAAAAAAAATAACTTGATATCTGTCTGTGGGAGACTGGAGTTGGGTTACTGGAAGGGCACTATTTTGTAACGGGCATTGGAAATGAGAACAAAAGAATTAAGGATCGAGAAACTGGTCACCTTTGGCTATCAGGAAGAAATGAGTGTTGCATGAATGCAATACTGTGATTATGGAATTTAAGAATCAAAGATCAACACACAGCGAGAGTAAACAAAAgtcaaaattatataaatgtaggaTCTACCGACGAGAGACTTGAAATGTAACATCGTGGATGTTCTTCAGTAGTTAAACTCTTGCTCTGAAATGAAATATTTATACCTTCTGGAATTTATTTGTTAACAGGATTTATCATTCTAAGTATATTAAAATCAAATATTGCGGAAGATATCTCCGAAACCCGGGAGACTGTTGGACAAAAACTGCAATGATTTGGTACAATGATTTCTTACTTTGCATAGTTTGAGCCAAACATTTGGATTTTGAGTATGTGCAGAAGGCTTTGTGATGGATTGGTAATTAGACGAAGGTAATGAAGCAGGAGAATAGTTAGTTGGAGAGGAATGAactggtgtgtgcgtgtgtgtgtgtggtttcttTTGCAAATGGACATGCAAACACAAGACAATGTCAATTGGATGTAAAAAGGTTTCTCCAAAGAAGTTACCAAAAAACAGGATAATTTTCATAGTCGTGAATAGGAAGGGGAAATATAAGAAGGAGAAATCAAAAACGGAAATCTGGAGCCAAAACACTTCCTCATATAATGGATTTTTTAAAACAAATCTCTAAgaattggaaaactgggattgtctggaattataacattttgaaagCAATCGGGATTTTGTGAATGTGCTTGATGTAAAACTGATCGGGACCTGAAACTTGGGGTTCTAACATTTTTATACCTGCACATTTGGGCTGGGGAAAAAGCCCATTATCAAACCTGAGGAGATttcaatgcattttttttaaacctaggCGGTCGCCAGTTGTGAAGAGTCGCGAACGCTGTGCGTTTGTAAGAAATAAGTATTCAAATCAA
The Amblyraja radiata isolate CabotCenter1 chromosome 14, sAmbRad1.1.pri, whole genome shotgun sequence DNA segment above includes these coding regions:
- the erg gene encoding transcriptional regulator ERG isoform X7, with translation MLTMTPAVGKNLPSTRQQQEALSVVSEDQSLFECTYGTPHLAKTEMTASSSSDYGQTSKISPRVPQQEWLSQPPARVNIKMEYNPNQVNGSRNSPEHCSIAKAGKMVNSSESVPMSYSNYMEEKHVPPPNMTTNERRVIVPADPTLWSTDHVKQWLEWAVKEYGLIDVDVPLFQNVEGKELCKMTKEDFLRLTPSYNADILLSHLQYLRETPLPHLTSDDVDKALQNSPRLMHARNTGGATFIFPNPSVYPEPTQRLTVRPDLPYDATRRTGWGGHAGVPPKGTPSTNVTKVEDQPRQPIDPYQILGPTSSRLANPGSGQIQLWQFLLELLSDSSNANCITWEGTNGEFKMTDPDEVARRWGERKSKPNMNYDKLSRALRYYYDKNIMTKVHGKRYAYKFDFHGIAQALQPHPPESSVYKYPTDISYMSSYHAHQPKMNFVASHPPALPVTSSSFFAAPGPYWNSPTGSIYPNARHPATHMPPHLGTYY
- the erg gene encoding transcriptional regulator ERG isoform X10, giving the protein MLTMTPAVGKNLPSTRQQQEALSVVSEDQSLFECTYGTPHLAKTEMTASSSSDYGQTSKISPRVPQQEWLSQPPARVNIKMEYNPNQVNGSRNSPEHCSIAKAGKMVNSSESVPMSYSNYMEEKHVPPPNMTTNERRVIVPADPTLWSTDHVKQWLEWAVKEYGLIDVDVPLFQNVEGKELCKMTKEDFLRLTPSYNADILLSHLQYLRERGATFIFPNPSVYPEPTQRLTVRPDLPYDATRRTGWGGHAGVPPKGTPSTNVTKVEDQPRQPIDPYQILGPTSSRLANPGSGQIQLWQFLLELLSDSSNANCITWEGTNGEFKMTDPDEVARRWGERKSKPNMNYDKLSRALRYYYDKNIMTKVHGKRYAYKFDFHGIAQALQPHPPESSVYKYPTDISYMSSYHAHQPKMNFVASHPPALPVTSSSFFAAPGPYWNSPTGSIYPNARHPATHMPPHLGTYY